DNA sequence from the Syntrophobacterales bacterium genome:
TTTTCTTTCATCAAATTATCCGTTAAGCGCGTAATGCTTCCGGGCGAAACAATCAAGTGGCTTCCTATTTCTTTTTGATTCAACCCCTTGCCCTCGTTTTGGAAACGCACAGCCATCAGCACGTTAAACTGCTGTAAAGTTACGCCATATGCCCGAAAAAACTTATTGATCCTTTTTGTCGACATATTATAAATCAGCGCCATCACATAGGCGACATTCTCGTAATCGCGTTTTTTTAGAGGGTCAATACCGTATTTTTTCAAATTAACCATTTTATTGCCCTCCTTCTACAGTTCTTTTGCGGCTTCTTCATTCAACTTAACGTAATCCGTCTTGCCTGTTCCTATTATTGGCATAGTATCCAACACTACAACCTGCTTTGGTACGGCAAGCTCGCTTATTCCGGCAGATTTGAAACGCGCTGCCACATCCAGCCTTGTTATTTCTTTGTTCGTTGTGAACAAAATCAATTGCTCTCCTTTTCTATCGTCTGGAACGGCTACAGCTGCGTGCATACCATCGCTCCAATAAGCAGAGATTTCAGTTTCAACGGCTGACAGGCTTACCATTTCTCCTGCAATTTTGGCAAACCGTTTCGCACGGCCCAGAATTTTCACAAACCCTTCGTTGTCAATATTCACAATATCGCCTGTGTCGTACCAGCCGTCATCCAGCGTTTGCAGTATACCTGGTTGTTCAGGCTTCAAATAGCCTTTCATAATATTCTGCCCCTTGACAAACAGTCGACCGCCATTTTCTACTCCGGGTACTTTTTCAAGGCGGGATTCAATGCCCGGCAGCAAACGTCCTACTGTTCCCAATTTGAAATTCATGGGTAAATTGAGAGATAAAATCGGAGCCGTCTCAGTCGCTCCATATCCTTCAAACAACCGAACGCCAAACCTTTCAAACCATGTCTTAAAAGTTTCTTCTTTCACTTTTTCGGCGCCTACAAGTGTAAACCGTATTGAATAAAAATCGTAAGGATGCGCTGCTTTTGCATAACCACGCAAAAATGTATCTGTTCCAAACATAACAGTCGAGTTTGTATCGTAAATCAACTCAGGCACGATTTTATAATGCAAGGGAGACGGATACATAAAGACCTTGACGCCCCCAAGCAACGGCAACAGCATACCGACTGTCAGTCCAAACGCATGGAATATCGGCATTGCATTAAAAAAGCTGTCCAGCAATCCTATGTCAGCAACAGCATTGAACTGAGCGCGGTTGGCTTGAATATTCCTATGGCTTAAAACAACTCCTTTAGGCAGTCCTTCCGAGCCGGATGTAAACATGACAACCGCCGCATCGTCCGGCTTCACCTTGGCGGCATATCGCAGAGGCATCTGCGCTTTTGCAAACGCCGCTGCTTTATCCCAAAAACCAATTTCTTTTTTAACATCTTCCAAGCTGATGACTTTAATGCCTTCAGTCTCTAAGGCAGCAACAACTTCTCCCAAATGTGCTCTTTGAATAAATTCGAAAGATGTGTAAACCGTCTTGATTTTCACTGCTTTTACAGAGGCTAAAATACTCTTTACACCGCCTGAAAAATTAATCATGCAAGGTATGCGGCCGTATGCATGCATTCCAAAGAAAGCAACAACAGCCGCATTCGAACCAGGCAGCATAAGCCCGACATATTCTCCCTGCCGCGTTTGGTTGGCCATTGCTTTGCCTAAGGTAAAAATGCCTGTCATCATTGAAGCAAACGACAATGGCTTGCGCGATAAATCTTCTAATACCTTTTTCTTGCCGCCGACAAGATTAAACGCATCAACAAGGCCCTCAAACAAACTTTTGTCCGGGATTGTACTCTTATACTTGGTTTCTGCCATAATGGCATACAACTTTGCCGCTGCATCCAGACGTTGTGCTTTCCCAAACAAATCTGGATTCATTTGCATTTTTTGCGGAGGCAGAATGTTCATCTTGATACGGCTTGTCGGCCTCTTTTTGAATTTACGTGCAAAATGCCCAAATATAGAGTACTGCGACCCGTCAATATAAACAGGCAAAATAGGAGCTTCGGTTTTGCTTACAATCATAGCGGAACCAGGATAGACCTTCATAAGACCGCCTGTTGTCGTAATTCTGCCTTCCGGAAAGACAACGACTTTTTTCCCTTGCTTTACTTCATTAATAATGGATTTCACTGCCATTGGACTCAACGGATCAATCGGAAAGTGTTTTACCAAATGCAGCAAAGGACGCATCCACCACTGTTTTGCAACGTGCGAGTTAACTGCAAAAAACACACCCGGCAAATACGCCCACATCAAAGCTACATCCAGAAAAGAAGTGTGATTTGCCACAATGACAGCCTCTTTTGGAAGTTTTTTAAAGTTATTCAACCCCGCAACCTCAACTTTATAAAATACCTTTAAGAGACGCAACACAACAGAACGGATTAAATGTTCCGGCAGCAATCCGCAAATATAAATTGCAACAAAGGCATTTGCCACGGCTAAGCAAAGAAAAACATTAGCAATACTTAAATTCATAGATAACAAAAACGCGCACACTCCTGATCCGGCCACCATAAAAAGCGCATTGATAATGTTATTTGTCGCAATGACCCGAGAGCGGATTTTGTCTTCAGCAAATATTTGCAACATCGCATTCAAGGGCACTATGAACAATCCGCCGCAAACAGCCAATAAAAACAGATCCAAAGAAATGCGTATTCCTACGCCTGACGTCAGAAAAGAATCTAATGTTTGAACGTCTCCCGTCACAGTGATGCCCAAACTTGAGAATGCTAAATCCAGTAAAAAAATTGTCATCAAAATAGAGCTTATCGGCACATACCTGCCGGATATTTCACCCTTTAATAACGATTGACACCAAATGGCTCCAACGCCGATACCGCATGAAAACAATGTTAATAGAAAAGTATAAACATTTCCGTCAGCGTTAAGGACATTTCGGGAAAATCCTGGGATTTGCGAGATTAAAACCGCCCCAACCAGCCAAAACCAGGACAAACCCAGAATGCACAGCAAAATCTCCCTTTTAACCGCCGCGAATTTCATATTTACAAAAGTGGATTTCAAAAAATTAAAACTGATTTCACTTTGAGGCGCTGCCGCCTTAACATTCGGAATAAACAAACTGGCAATCAATCCTGTAACAGCCACAGAAACAATAAAAATGGACGTTAGAAATAATCCGGATCCTTCGCCGGACATTATTAAACCGCCAATGATAGTCCCTTGCAAAATAGCCAAATATGTGCCTGCTTCAAAAAAGCCGTTTCCTGCCAGCAACTCTTTTTCTTTTAAGATATCAGGCAGGATGCTGTATTTCGCAGGGCCAAAGAAAGCCGAATGAGCGCCCATAAGGAACAAAACAGCAAGCAACATGATTGGATTTTGAACAACAAAACCGCATACCGCCAAAGATACGATGATCACTTCACACAATTTTAAAATCTTGAAAATCAAATCTTTGCGATATTTGTCCGTAATCTCTCCTGCTAATGCAGAAAACAAAAGGAAAGGCAGCATAAATAATCCAACCGCCAGGCTTGTAATAAGCTGCTTGCTGTAAGCTGATATATCAACCAGTTTATACATCACGAAACCAGAGAACGTAGCCCGAAACAGATTGTCGTTAAACGCGCCTAAAAATTGGGTAACAAATACTGCCGAGAACGCCTGTTTTTTAAAGATTCCAAATCCTTTTGCCGGCATTTTTATTCCTTTATTTCAACATGTTATTACAAACATATCCATCATTACACATATTAACAGTTTATATGTCAACTGTTAATATGTAAATTGTTTTCATAAAAATCTGCTTTGCCCTGAGTAGCGACCATGCCCATCATTACTATCGTATTTATATAAGGAATTTTGTTTATCCGAGCAGGCAATAAATTTCTCTTAAACATCATAGTTTTGATATACCAATATATAGCCTATAACTTTTGTGCATCATTGCCATCAATATGCGTGAGACCGGAAAACAAGCTGGCCTTTGGAAGAAGAGAGTGCTCGAATGACATCAATGGTTTCTTCACCTGTTTTCGGCTTAAGGGCTTTACGTTCCATAAGGAATATGCAAACTGCCAAGCTATTATTGAAAGATGTACCTCGCTTCACGGTAACGCAAATGAATTGACATTGTACGCTTCGGCTGCCCTTTGTTTTTGTGAAATCGTGTGTTATATTTATTTAGTATATGTTTAGAAGCCGCGAGAGGAATAGATGGCGCGGCCCCAAGCGCGGAGGTGAGCGATCAGACGGATAACGTATGTTTTATTGTGCGTCTTTTTTATGGTGTGTCTCTTTGCGGGCGCCGGCTTCAGCGCCGAGGCGCCGGAACAGAAACAAAGGACAGCCGACATTACAAAAAAGACCAAAACAGATACTTCCCTTTACTCCTATTATCAGAAACACCTGAAGCCATATTTTCAAAGCTCCCGGCCAAAGGAGGAGGAGATATGCAATAAGGAACCAAGCGAGAGCACAACCTCTTCCGGGACGCCGATGGGAAGCCTCACGCTGAGCAGATCGAAGGTCAATGGCGCCGATTCAGATTCAGCCCAGCAAGAGGCAGACGCCGAGCAGACTACATATTTAACGCTGAACAGGATAGACAGTATCGGTCTTGACGCGATCAACAAAACATTTGCGAACCATTACCGAAAGGAATATATAGCGGAGCTGGCCCTGGGCGTAAGGCTGCCCCGTCACACAAACCTCACATTCGGCAAAGTGCAGAAATTCGAGCGTTACGAGGACACTCCTTGGGAAACCCATGATAACGGCTGGATGATAAGGTTGAAAAAGGACTTTTAATCGACGGACTGTCTGTAACGCCTCGCCATACCTGTTTTGCAGGTAATACCTCCCTATCCGATCCCCGTTGTTTTACGCTCAAGGATATCTCTAGCGCCATAACGCCGAACAGTGCACTGGAAATCAGAATGCGCCGCCATAAACCTCGAATATGCTCCGCTCATTGATGAATTTCCTGATCTCAAGCATTATTATGAAGATCCCTCGCATATGCATGTATGAGAGCAGCCGCCTTTCTTTAAGACTTACGTCTTATGACTGCTGATATGTTATATTTTCCAAAAAACGCTATGGATCAAGGAGTCAACTTTTGCGATTATTTTGGCCCGGGATATGATATAATGAACAATATGCGTGCGCCCGTAGCTCAGCTGGATAGAGCGTTGGCCTCCGGAGCCAAAGGCCCCGCGTTCGAATCGCGGCGGGCGCGCTTAAAATAATCAGAATTTTTCTTAAATCCTCGAAGCGGTGAGGACCGCCACTGCTCTCCTGAGCCAAAGGCTAGCATTCAATCACGGTATTCCTTAAGGTGTTTTCTGCTAAGCGACGAAGGCCGTATAGATATTCATCATAATGCGGCGGACTTGGAATTTTCTTGTCTTTTAACAGCTTCCTGCGGTAAATTATTGAAAATTCAAGTTCAATATTTGCTCTATTAACCTGCCCCCTTTTAAAACAAATCCAAATGATGGGGGCGCCTCGTTACCGCCACACACTTGCTTTTATGGCAGGCCAGTGTTTGTGGAGAGGATAGCGATATGGATGCTAAAAAATATTTCATCAGTTACACAGGGCGTGATAAAGCGTGGGCAACCTGGATTGCAGGCGTCTTGGAAGAACGTGACCAGACCGTTTTGATTAAGGAATGGGATATGCGCCCAGGGGATAATTTTATAACCAAAATGGATGAGTTCCTGCAGAAATTTGATGTTTTTATTGCCGTTCTTTCAGAGGCATATTTGAAATCCCCGTATTGTATAGAAGAATGGACAAACGCGTTTGGCATTGCGACTAAAGAAAAAGACAAAAAAAGAGCGATAATTCCCGTCAGAGTTACAGATGTGAAGCCTGACGGACTTTTATATGGATTAGTATATATTGATTTATGCGACATCCATAATGAAAAAAAAGCGGAGCAGGAACTTCTATCCGGCATTGGCCTGGAAGAAGTGTCCCGGGAGAAACCCTCTTTCCCACTAAATCCGCCAGCAAATTTGCAAGCGCTGCTTCCCGGCAACCTTCCACAG
Encoded proteins:
- a CDS encoding MarR family transcriptional regulator; translation: MVNLKKYGIDPLKKRDYENVAYVMALIYNMSTKRINKFFRAYGVTLQQFNVLMAVRFQNEGKGLNQKEIGSHLIVSPGSITRLTDNLMKEKMLVVSQNKNNRRENIVKITPKGRNFIETVWPGYDRMMREIVDLVPKANQAFLSKVLSDWLEALTNDV
- a CDS encoding acyl-[ACP]--phospholipid O-acyltransferase; amino-acid sequence: MPAKGFGIFKKQAFSAVFVTQFLGAFNDNLFRATFSGFVMYKLVDISAYSKQLITSLAVGLFMLPFLLFSALAGEITDKYRKDLIFKILKLCEVIIVSLAVCGFVVQNPIMLLAVLFLMGAHSAFFGPAKYSILPDILKEKELLAGNGFFEAGTYLAILQGTIIGGLIMSGEGSGLFLTSIFIVSVAVTGLIASLFIPNVKAAAPQSEISFNFLKSTFVNMKFAAVKREILLCILGLSWFWLVGAVLISQIPGFSRNVLNADGNVYTFLLTLFSCGIGVGAIWCQSLLKGEISGRYVPISSILMTIFLLDLAFSSLGITVTGDVQTLDSFLTSGVGIRISLDLFLLAVCGGLFIVPLNAMLQIFAEDKIRSRVIATNNIINALFMVAGSGVCAFLLSMNLSIANVFLCLAVANAFVAIYICGLLPEHLIRSVVLRLLKVFYKVEVAGLNNFKKLPKEAVIVANHTSFLDVALMWAYLPGVFFAVNSHVAKQWWMRPLLHLVKHFPIDPLSPMAVKSIINEVKQGKKVVVFPEGRITTTGGLMKVYPGSAMIVSKTEAPILPVYIDGSQYSIFGHFARKFKKRPTSRIKMNILPPQKMQMNPDLFGKAQRLDAAAKLYAIMAETKYKSTIPDKSLFEGLVDAFNLVGGKKKVLEDLSRKPLSFASMMTGIFTLGKAMANQTRQGEYVGLMLPGSNAAVVAFFGMHAYGRIPCMINFSGGVKSILASVKAVKIKTVYTSFEFIQRAHLGEVVAALETEGIKVISLEDVKKEIGFWDKAAAFAKAQMPLRYAAKVKPDDAAVVMFTSGSEGLPKGVVLSHRNIQANRAQFNAVADIGLLDSFFNAMPIFHAFGLTVGMLLPLLGGVKVFMYPSPLHYKIVPELIYDTNSTVMFGTDTFLRGYAKAAHPYDFYSIRFTLVGAEKVKEETFKTWFERFGVRLFEGYGATETAPILSLNLPMNFKLGTVGRLLPGIESRLEKVPGVENGGRLFVKGQNIMKGYLKPEQPGILQTLDDGWYDTGDIVNIDNEGFVKILGRAKRFAKIAGEMVSLSAVETEISAYWSDGMHAAVAVPDDRKGEQLILFTTNKEITRLDVAARFKSAGISELAVPKQVVVLDTMPIIGTGKTDYVKLNEEAAKEL